A single window of Chloracidobacterium thermophilum B DNA harbors:
- the radA gene encoding DNA repair protein RadA gives MPKEKTVYTCQQCGYQSRKWLGRCPDCGAWNSLVEEREDSTLSAAALARGLGGASGKGAKAKIAPTRYEQVPSQDDARLSSGIAELDRVLGGGIVPGSLLLIGGDPGIGKSTLLLQMAAGLSAAGERVLYVSGEESERQIKLRGDRLGLRPGDLHLLPETCLERVWEVVTDLKPTLIVVDSVQTAYSERLDSAPGSVSQVRETAGQCLLIAKQQGIPIFLIGHVTKDGVLAGPKTLEHIVDTVIYFEGERHHNHRLIRATKNRFGATNELGLFEMTGAGLVPVSNPSALFLEQRPVGVAGSVVVACMEGTRPMLVELQALVSSSKYGTGRRTVEGVEPNRVALLIAMLEKRAGLHMLGDDVFVNVAGGLTLAEPAADLGIVAALASSFRNTAVDPTTVVFGEVGLAGEVRATSQPAMRLREVAAMGFARVVMPAGNVPGLEWPDGLEVIGVRSVLEALDVLF, from the coding sequence ATGCCGAAAGAAAAAACCGTTTACACCTGCCAGCAGTGTGGCTACCAGAGCCGAAAGTGGCTGGGGCGCTGCCCGGACTGTGGTGCGTGGAACTCGCTGGTCGAGGAACGCGAAGACAGCACGCTTTCGGCGGCGGCGCTGGCGCGTGGGCTGGGCGGGGCGTCCGGCAAAGGCGCAAAGGCAAAAATTGCGCCGACGCGCTACGAGCAGGTTCCGAGCCAGGATGACGCGCGCCTTTCCTCCGGCATCGCCGAGCTGGACCGTGTTTTGGGCGGTGGCATTGTGCCGGGGAGCCTGCTCCTCATCGGCGGCGACCCGGGCATTGGCAAATCCACGCTGCTGCTTCAGATGGCCGCCGGTTTGAGCGCCGCCGGGGAACGGGTGCTCTACGTCAGCGGGGAAGAATCCGAGCGGCAGATCAAGCTGCGGGGCGACCGGCTGGGCCTGCGTCCGGGCGACCTGCACCTGTTGCCGGAAACCTGTCTGGAGCGCGTGTGGGAGGTGGTCACGGACCTCAAACCGACGCTCATCGTGGTGGATTCCGTACAAACGGCCTACTCCGAACGGCTGGACAGTGCACCGGGCAGTGTTTCCCAGGTGCGCGAAACCGCCGGGCAGTGCCTGCTGATTGCCAAGCAGCAGGGCATTCCCATTTTTCTCATCGGGCACGTCACCAAGGATGGCGTTCTGGCCGGGCCGAAGACGCTCGAACACATTGTGGATACCGTCATCTACTTCGAGGGGGAGCGCCACCATAACCACCGCCTCATTCGTGCGACCAAAAACCGTTTTGGTGCCACCAACGAACTCGGTCTGTTTGAGATGACCGGCGCGGGACTTGTGCCGGTGAGCAATCCGTCGGCGCTGTTTCTGGAGCAGCGTCCGGTTGGCGTGGCCGGGTCGGTCGTCGTGGCCTGCATGGAAGGCACGCGCCCGATGCTGGTGGAGTTGCAGGCGCTGGTCAGCAGCAGCAAATACGGGACAGGGCGGCGGACGGTCGAAGGCGTCGAACCCAACCGCGTGGCGTTGCTCATTGCCATGCTCGAAAAACGGGCCGGGCTGCACATGCTGGGTGATGATGTGTTTGTCAACGTGGCTGGCGGATTGACGCTGGCCGAGCCGGCGGCGGACCTGGGCATCGTGGCGGCCCTGGCGTCCAGCTTTCGGAACACGGCGGTTGATCCGACGACGGTCGTCTTTGGGGAAGTCGGCCTGGCGGGTGAGGTGCGTGCCACCAGCCAGCCGGCTATGCGGCTCCGGGAAGTCGCCGCCATGGGCTTTGCGCGGGTGGTGATGCCGGCGGGAAATGTGCCAGGTCTGGAATGGCCGGACGGATTGGAGGTCATTGGCGTCCGGTCGGTTCTGGAGGCGCTCGATGTCCTGTTCTGA
- the queA gene encoding tRNA preQ1(34) S-adenosylmethionine ribosyltransferase-isomerase QueA has product MRLSDLHYDLPPERIAQHPCEPRDQARLLVLDRRTGALEDAHVKDLPRWLCAGDVLVLNDTRVFPARLIGRREPTGGLVEVFLVRETAPQTWTALVKPGRRVRVGDRLTFGQDELRGVVTGRLEDGRRTIAFTCEGDFFALLDRIGRTPLPPYIAREADTPSDRERYQTVYAATPGSIAAPTAGLHFTPELLSTLAAQGVEIVKLTLHVGYGTFQPVRTENLAAHRVEPEVYVVPEATAQRVNAAKREGRRVIAVGTTSTRTLETVAQDGVDGNVVRAGQGMTDLTIVPGFRFRVLDGLLTNFHLPQSSLLALVVAFGGYEPVMCAYRHAVAAGYRFYSYGDAMLLI; this is encoded by the coding sequence ATGCGCCTTTCCGACCTGCACTACGACCTTCCCCCGGAACGCATCGCCCAGCACCCCTGCGAACCACGTGACCAGGCGCGCCTGCTCGTGCTGGACCGACGCACCGGCGCACTTGAAGATGCACACGTCAAGGACCTTCCCCGCTGGCTGTGCGCTGGCGATGTTCTCGTACTCAATGATACGCGCGTCTTCCCGGCGCGACTCATCGGCCGGCGCGAACCGACCGGCGGACTCGTCGAGGTGTTCCTGGTACGTGAAACCGCCCCGCAAACCTGGACGGCGCTCGTCAAACCCGGACGCCGGGTGCGCGTCGGCGACCGTCTCACCTTCGGTCAGGACGAGCTGCGGGGTGTTGTCACGGGCCGGCTGGAAGACGGACGCCGTACGATTGCTTTTACCTGTGAGGGTGATTTTTTTGCACTGCTCGACCGGATCGGGCGCACGCCGCTACCGCCCTACATTGCCCGTGAAGCCGACACCCCGTCCGACCGGGAACGATACCAGACGGTCTATGCCGCCACGCCCGGCTCGATTGCGGCCCCGACGGCCGGCCTGCACTTCACGCCGGAGCTGCTCTCCACTCTGGCTGCCCAGGGCGTGGAGATTGTCAAGCTGACCCTGCACGTGGGTTACGGAACGTTTCAGCCCGTCCGCACGGAAAACCTGGCGGCGCACCGCGTCGAACCGGAAGTCTATGTCGTGCCGGAAGCCACAGCGCAGCGCGTCAATGCGGCCAAGCGCGAAGGCCGCCGGGTCATCGCCGTCGGAACGACCTCGACGCGCACACTTGAAACCGTTGCCCAGGACGGCGTGGACGGCAACGTTGTCCGTGCCGGTCAGGGCATGACGGATTTGACGATTGTGCCGGGCTTCCGCTTCCGGGTTCTCGACGGACTGCTCACCAACTTTCACCTGCCGCAGTCGTCCCTGCTGGCGCTGGTCGTCGCCTTCGGCGGCTATGAACCTGTCATGTGCGCCTACCGTCATGCTGTGGCTGCCGGCTACCGGTTTTACAGCTATGGCGACGCCATGCTGCTGATATGA
- a CDS encoding M16 family metallopeptidase, whose translation MKFAFLRGLASVCLATALCLPSPLLLVVVKADTPAKTIALPPGVTRVTSVEGITEYRLENGLRVLLFPDESKQTITVNITYLVGSRHENYGETGMAHLLEHLVFKGTPRHPDIPKELTERGARPNGTTWLDRTNYFETFQATEDNLRWALDLEADRMVNSFIAKKDLDSEMTVVRNEFEAGENSPYRVLLQRTHAVAYDWHNYGKATIGARADIENVPIERLQAFYRKYYQPDNAVLLVAGKFDEEKTLKMIHEYFGPIPKPTRVLEPTYTLEPTQDGERTVTIRRVGDTKVILVCYHVPAAAHPDKPAVQLLAGVIGDTPSGRLHKALVETKKAAFVQGFSFDTKEPGLVNFAAILPTSADIEAVRQTLLATIEETAGSKPPTAEEVERIRRQYLVSIEQTLNNSERLGLELSEWIAAGDWRLFFLNRDRLKAVTVEDVQRVARTYLKPDNRTVGMFIPTDKPDRAEIPPTPDITALLADYKGSAAVAAGEAFDPTPENIEARSILPKAQGGLQMVLLPKKTRGNTVTLTMSIRLGNEQALRNQREVGFFAGAMLDRGTKKKTRQQISDEFDRLKAQGGVFGSARQANFSVTTTREHLADVMRLGAEILREPSFPESEFEQLKQESITSTEQNRREPTSVAARAFSRHINPYPKEDVRYTPLPDEEIERIKAVTLDDVKRFYETFYGISNAQMAVVGDFDPAEVEKLATELFGGWTAKTPFVRLESRFRPIPAADETFETPDKANAFFIAGMPLEMRDDDPDYPALALAVYIFGGGFLNSRLAVRIRQKEGISYGIGAGLQVGSLDRLGTFTVSAIYAPQNLARLEAAFKEEVERAVREGFTAEEVETAKTGYLQGQQVSRAQDRELASRLESYLYLGRRPTWDAEFEAKIKALTPEQVSAAFARYISYERMSRFKAGDFAKAKEKAAQP comes from the coding sequence ATGAAGTTCGCCTTTTTGCGTGGGCTGGCCAGTGTTTGTCTGGCAACCGCCCTGTGCCTGCCAAGTCCCCTGCTGCTTGTGGTCGTCAAGGCCGACACGCCGGCCAAAACCATCGCCCTGCCGCCTGGCGTCACGCGCGTCACGAGTGTGGAAGGCATCACCGAGTACCGTCTGGAAAACGGGCTGCGGGTGCTGCTCTTCCCCGACGAATCCAAGCAGACCATCACCGTCAACATCACCTATCTGGTCGGTTCGCGTCATGAAAACTACGGCGAAACCGGCATGGCGCACCTGCTGGAACACCTTGTGTTCAAGGGCACCCCACGCCACCCGGACATTCCCAAGGAACTGACCGAGCGTGGCGCACGCCCGAACGGGACCACCTGGCTTGACCGCACCAACTACTTCGAGACCTTCCAGGCAACCGAAGACAACCTCCGGTGGGCGCTCGATCTGGAAGCCGACCGCATGGTGAACAGCTTCATTGCCAAGAAAGACCTCGATTCGGAAATGACCGTCGTGCGCAACGAGTTTGAGGCCGGGGAAAACAGTCCCTACCGGGTGCTGCTGCAACGCACGCATGCGGTGGCCTACGACTGGCACAACTACGGCAAAGCGACGATTGGCGCGCGGGCGGACATTGAAAACGTCCCCATCGAGCGGTTGCAGGCGTTCTACCGGAAGTATTACCAGCCGGACAACGCCGTGCTGCTCGTGGCCGGGAAGTTCGACGAAGAAAAGACCCTGAAGATGATTCACGAGTATTTCGGCCCCATCCCGAAACCCACCCGCGTGCTGGAGCCGACCTACACGCTCGAACCAACCCAGGATGGCGAACGTACCGTGACCATCCGGCGCGTGGGCGATACCAAGGTCATCCTCGTCTGCTACCACGTGCCGGCGGCGGCACATCCCGACAAACCGGCCGTACAACTGCTCGCCGGCGTCATTGGCGATACCCCAAGCGGACGGCTCCACAAGGCGCTGGTCGAAACCAAAAAAGCCGCCTTTGTGCAGGGCTTCAGCTTCGATACCAAAGAGCCGGGGCTGGTCAATTTTGCGGCCATTTTACCGACCAGTGCTGACATCGAAGCCGTCCGTCAGACCCTGCTGGCGACCATTGAAGAAACTGCCGGCAGCAAGCCGCCGACGGCTGAAGAAGTGGAACGCATCCGGCGGCAGTACCTGGTCAGCATCGAACAGACCCTCAACAACTCCGAGCGGCTGGGGCTGGAACTCAGCGAGTGGATTGCTGCTGGCGACTGGCGGCTCTTTTTCCTCAATCGGGACCGGCTCAAGGCCGTCACGGTTGAAGACGTACAACGGGTGGCCAGAACCTACCTCAAGCCCGACAACCGGACGGTCGGCATGTTCATTCCGACTGACAAGCCCGACCGGGCCGAAATCCCGCCGACGCCGGACATCACGGCGCTTCTGGCTGATTACAAAGGAAGTGCGGCTGTTGCTGCCGGTGAAGCCTTTGACCCCACCCCGGAAAACATCGAAGCGCGATCCATCCTGCCCAAAGCCCAGGGTGGTTTACAGATGGTGCTGCTGCCGAAAAAGACCCGTGGCAATACGGTAACGTTGACGATGTCCATCCGGTTGGGCAATGAGCAGGCCCTGCGCAACCAGCGGGAAGTCGGATTCTTTGCCGGAGCCATGCTCGACCGTGGCACGAAGAAGAAAACCCGGCAGCAGATCAGCGATGAATTCGACCGCCTCAAGGCACAGGGGGGCGTTTTCGGCAGCGCCAGGCAAGCTAATTTCAGTGTCACGACAACCCGCGAGCATCTCGCGGACGTCATGCGGCTGGGCGCGGAAATTCTGCGGGAGCCATCGTTCCCGGAAAGCGAGTTTGAGCAGCTCAAACAGGAGAGCATTACCAGCACCGAGCAAAACCGACGTGAACCAACCAGCGTGGCCGCCCGCGCCTTTTCACGCCACATCAACCCTTATCCCAAAGAAGATGTACGCTATACCCCTCTGCCAGACGAGGAGATCGAACGCATCAAGGCCGTGACGCTGGACGATGTCAAACGCTTCTATGAAACGTTTTATGGCATCTCCAACGCCCAGATGGCCGTCGTCGGGGACTTCGATCCGGCTGAAGTTGAAAAACTGGCGACGGAACTCTTCGGCGGCTGGACGGCCAAAACCCCCTTTGTACGTCTGGAAAGCCGGTTTCGTCCCATTCCGGCTGCCGATGAGACCTTTGAGACGCCAGACAAAGCCAATGCCTTCTTCATTGCCGGCATGCCGCTTGAAATGCGCGATGATGACCCGGACTACCCGGCGCTGGCGCTCGCCGTGTACATTTTCGGCGGTGGTTTCCTGAACTCCCGCCTGGCCGTCCGCATCCGGCAGAAAGAGGGCATCAGCTACGGCATCGGCGCCGGGTTGCAGGTTGGTTCACTGGACCGCCTGGGCACATTCACCGTCTCGGCCATTTACGCGCCACAAAATCTGGCCCGTCTGGAAGCGGCCTTCAAAGAGGAAGTCGAGCGTGCCGTGCGTGAGGGCTTCACAGCCGAGGAGGTCGAAACCGCCAAGACGGGCTACCTGCAGGGTCAGCAGGTGTCGCGGGCGCAGGACCGGGAACTGGCGTCAAGACTGGAGAGCTATCTCTATCTCGGACGACGTCCCACTTGGGACGCTGAATTCGAGGCCAAAATCAAGGCCCTGACGCCGGAACAGGTCTCGGCGGCCTTTGCCAGGTACATCAGCTATGAGCGGATGAGCCGCTTCAAGGCCGGCGACTTTGCCAAGGCCAAGGAAAAAGCGGCACAGCCGTAA
- a CDS encoding PDZ domain-containing protein, with protein MSSTLLSFTPVSHSPARLIRRFCQTLLTLALPLSLATAALAADTRPVEDAPAGQGPQTPSASPAEPRTPGIYLGVFPQTLSEQQAADLGVSPAQGVHLMKVIPNSPADKAGLQRGDVIVSINGQPVVNVEHFRDLLRKQTPGQAMTLGIVRNKQLNTVTVVPEKPQVSVMTLPDGPFSITVHPPLDAAQLQEIKEMAEQMRRQGEQLREKLKPQPEFFTFSVSDRGRLGIRTQPLSEQLARYFGAPGGLLITEVRPGSPADKAGLRAGDCILKIGDREVRSSRDLLQELRQVETGDVKLTLIRDKQPLVVTLKPEPCAPQGAYRYDFRVPLNGTITLSPYVQVWWGTLTPGLM; from the coding sequence ATGTCGTCCACCTTGTTGTCGTTCACTCCCGTTTCCCACAGTCCGGCGCGGCTGATTCGGCGTTTCTGCCAGACTCTGTTGACGCTGGCGCTTCCACTGTCGCTCGCAACGGCCGCACTGGCGGCCGATACCCGGCCGGTGGAGGACGCACCGGCCGGACAGGGGCCGCAAACGCCCAGCGCGTCACCGGCTGAACCCCGGACGCCCGGCATCTACCTGGGTGTCTTTCCACAAACGCTTTCCGAGCAGCAGGCAGCAGACCTTGGCGTATCACCGGCCCAGGGGGTACATCTGATGAAGGTCATTCCCAACAGTCCGGCGGACAAAGCCGGGCTTCAGCGTGGCGATGTGATCGTTTCCATCAACGGTCAGCCGGTCGTCAACGTCGAGCACTTCCGGGACCTGCTGCGCAAACAGACGCCGGGACAGGCCATGACGCTGGGCATCGTCCGCAACAAACAGCTCAACACGGTCACAGTCGTGCCGGAAAAGCCGCAGGTCAGCGTCATGACGCTGCCGGACGGACCATTTTCCATCACCGTCCACCCGCCACTTGACGCCGCACAGCTCCAGGAAATTAAGGAGATGGCTGAGCAGATGCGCAGGCAGGGTGAACAATTACGGGAAAAACTCAAGCCGCAACCGGAATTTTTCACCTTCTCAGTGAGCGACCGGGGACGGCTCGGTATTCGGACGCAGCCGCTGTCCGAACAGCTTGCGCGCTACTTCGGCGCACCTGGCGGTCTGTTGATTACAGAAGTGAGACCCGGCTCGCCGGCGGACAAAGCCGGTCTGCGCGCGGGAGATTGCATCCTCAAAATCGGCGACCGGGAAGTGCGCAGCAGCCGCGACCTGCTCCAAGAGTTGCGCCAGGTTGAAACCGGTGACGTCAAGTTGACGCTCATCCGTGACAAACAACCGCTGGTTGTCACCCTGAAACCGGAGCCGTGCGCTCCGCAGGGCGCTTACCGGTACGATTTCCGTGTACCGTTGAACGGAACCATCACGCTGTCCCCTTACGTGCAAGTCTGGTGGGGAACGCTCACTCCGGGTCTGATGTGA
- a CDS encoding glutathione peroxidase, with the protein MNRNMLFSLALTALLGAGCMAAADPARSSATSQPEGGTSPVTSPADTNPNPTPGCPPALDFTMKSIDGKDINLCTYKGNVLLIVNVASRCGYTPQYKGLEALNQKYRARGLRVLGFPSNDFGAQEPGTDAEIKEFCTSNYGVQFDMFSKITVKGPNKHPLYQYLTSGGGNEKLAGEVRWNFQKYLIGRDGKLRAVFPSSVDPMSDELTKAIEAALAEPAA; encoded by the coding sequence ATGAACCGAAATATGTTGTTTTCACTGGCGCTGACGGCGTTGCTCGGCGCTGGCTGCATGGCCGCGGCCGACCCGGCGCGGTCATCCGCAACGTCCCAACCCGAAGGAGGTACCTCACCTGTGACCAGCCCTGCTGACACGAATCCCAATCCTACGCCCGGCTGCCCACCGGCGCTCGACTTCACGATGAAGAGCATTGATGGCAAGGACATCAACCTGTGTACGTACAAGGGCAACGTCCTGCTCATCGTCAATGTCGCCTCCCGCTGTGGGTACACGCCGCAGTACAAGGGACTCGAAGCCCTCAACCAGAAGTACCGTGCCAGGGGGCTGCGTGTGCTGGGTTTCCCATCGAATGACTTTGGCGCCCAGGAGCCGGGCACGGATGCGGAAATCAAGGAATTCTGCACCTCAAACTATGGTGTGCAGTTCGATATGTTCTCGAAAATCACCGTCAAGGGACCGAACAAGCACCCGCTTTACCAGTACCTCACCTCTGGCGGGGGCAATGAAAAGCTGGCCGGCGAAGTCCGCTGGAACTTTCAGAAGTATCTCATCGGACGGGATGGCAAGCTGCGGGCGGTGTTTCCATCAAGCGTTGATCCGATGTCGGATGAGCTGACAAAGGCCATTGAAGCCGCGTTGGCCGAACCGGCGGCGTAA
- a CDS encoding PIN domain-containing protein — MKIYLDLCAIQRPLDTPNQVRIVLESEAILGLITYCDNGQAELLSSEALIYESEQSSLSVRKEHTFAVLAKASQVTEVTENEKKRAAEFLEHGIKPLDAPHLALAEAGKADYFCTCDDRLLRNAQKIANLSVKVINPVDLVQEIEKCLQKQDH; from the coding sequence GTGAAAATCTATCTTGACCTTTGCGCCATTCAAAGACCGCTGGATACACCAAATCAGGTTCGGATAGTTTTGGAATCGGAAGCCATTTTAGGGCTGATAACCTATTGCGATAACGGTCAAGCAGAACTTCTTTCATCTGAAGCGCTGATTTATGAAAGCGAGCAAAGCAGTTTATCTGTCCGCAAGGAGCATACATTCGCAGTACTGGCAAAAGCCAGTCAAGTGACTGAAGTCACCGAAAACGAGAAAAAGCGGGCAGCGGAGTTTTTAGAACACGGGATTAAGCCACTTGATGCACCTCACTTGGCGTTAGCGGAAGCAGGAAAGGCAGATTATTTTTGCACATGTGATGACCGTCTGTTGCGGAATGCCCAAAAAATCGCCAACTTATCGGTAAAGGTCATTAATCCTGTGGATTTGGTTCAGGAGATCGAAAAATGCTTACAGAAGCAAGACCATTAG
- a CDS encoding response regulator → MPTVLIVDDEKLFLSSVSEGIANLLDGITILTASQGAEALEIIRQGGVDLLVTDLKMPVMDGFQLLACVASEQPQVSAIVMTAFGTSEIEKRVREIGAIGYIEKPIDLHALASLVENTLAKRSAGFLRGINLSSFLQLLNIERKTCTLNIRQGQQLATLIFQEGELVNARTEHREGEAAVYEVIGWSRPEIEMSGVVKKQPVNVHIPLDHLLLNAHQMLDEQVREQFLSPEGQTSGPPVEPFQPTGPRAEHLSQENITMGNIKESLVAVMEIEGTIGAALADWKSGMCLGTIGGTPTFNLEIAAASNTEVVRAKMKAVANLNLKETIEDILITLDTQYHLIRLLKSAPNLFLYVAIKKDTGNLALARHKLAQIEAKLEV, encoded by the coding sequence ATGCCGACCGTGCTCATCGTGGATGATGAAAAGCTGTTCCTCAGCAGCGTTTCCGAAGGGATTGCCAATCTTCTGGACGGCATCACGATTCTGACGGCGAGCCAGGGTGCAGAGGCGCTGGAGATCATCCGTCAGGGGGGAGTGGACCTGCTTGTGACCGACCTGAAGATGCCCGTGATGGATGGCTTTCAACTGCTGGCCTGTGTGGCGTCGGAGCAGCCACAGGTTTCGGCGATTGTGATGACCGCCTTTGGAACGAGCGAAATCGAGAAGCGCGTCCGGGAAATCGGGGCCATTGGTTACATCGAAAAGCCTATTGATCTGCATGCGCTGGCCAGCCTCGTCGAGAACACGCTGGCCAAGCGCAGCGCGGGTTTTTTGCGGGGCATCAACCTGTCAAGTTTCCTGCAACTGCTCAATATCGAACGCAAAACCTGCACGCTCAACATCCGCCAGGGGCAACAGCTTGCGACACTTATTTTCCAGGAAGGCGAGCTGGTGAATGCCCGGACTGAGCACCGGGAAGGTGAAGCGGCGGTCTATGAGGTCATCGGTTGGTCACGGCCTGAAATCGAGATGTCCGGCGTTGTCAAAAAGCAGCCGGTAAACGTGCATATCCCCCTCGACCACCTGCTGCTGAATGCACACCAGATGCTGGATGAGCAGGTTCGGGAACAGTTTCTTTCGCCGGAAGGCCAAACATCCGGCCCTCCGGTCGAACCCTTTCAACCCACCGGCCCCCGGGCCGAACACCTTTCACAGGAGAACATCACTATGGGCAACATCAAGGAATCCCTCGTCGCTGTTATGGAAATTGAAGGCACCATTGGTGCGGCATTGGCCGACTGGAAAAGCGGCATGTGCCTTGGCACGATTGGCGGCACACCCACCTTCAATCTCGAAATTGCCGCGGCATCAAATACCGAGGTTGTCCGGGCAAAAATGAAAGCCGTGGCCAATCTCAACCTCAAGGAAACCATCGAGGACATTCTCATCACCCTCGACACCCAGTATCACCTCATCCGCCTGCTCAAAAGCGCGCCGAATCTTTTTCTCTACGTGGCCATCAAGAAAGACACCGGCAACCTTGCGCTGGCCCGGCACAAGCTGGCCCAGATCGAAGCCAAGCTGGAGGTCTGA
- a CDS encoding sigma-54-dependent transcriptional regulator gives MSRRMLILDDEPLFRETLADVFSGRGFLVSLASSLAAARQLLHRMPFDIVLLDNKLPDGGGLALVPELLRSNDAVKILLLTAFPSYENAVQALKSGIHDYLSKPVEIEEVILAVERLLHTTALEKVEEVHRFQAHQESRTALLVGAGARFADIHRLIERAAATEARVLITGETGTGKSLVAKAIHYASRLAEKPFISVNCAALPESLIEAELFGVEKGAFTGATATRKGLFELADGGTLFLDEITEMPLALQSKLLGVLEEQTIRRLGSEVQRTVSVRVLAATNVDPEKAIAAGTFRRDLYYRLNVIHIHLPPLRERLDDLPALCRHFIATLAPGRAVDIPEDEIARLAEYTFPGNVRELRNLIERSLILHDGQYIFPCRLIFNPAAASQPHPAEPLRRLADVERQHILAVFERCGRNLTATAQALDISLSTLRRKLTEYGVRPTAAASPANLEAPLSK, from the coding sequence TGACGAGCCTTTGTTTCGGGAAACCCTGGCCGATGTGTTCAGCGGACGGGGTTTTTTGGTTTCCCTGGCGTCGAGCCTGGCGGCGGCGCGGCAACTGTTGCACCGGATGCCCTTTGACATCGTACTGCTCGACAACAAGCTGCCGGATGGCGGCGGACTGGCGCTGGTCCCGGAACTTCTGCGGTCAAATGACGCCGTGAAAATCCTGCTGCTGACGGCGTTTCCGAGTTATGAAAATGCCGTCCAGGCGCTCAAGTCCGGCATTCACGACTATCTCTCCAAGCCCGTTGAGATTGAGGAAGTCATCCTGGCCGTCGAGCGGCTGCTGCATACGACGGCGCTGGAAAAGGTTGAGGAAGTTCACCGTTTTCAGGCGCATCAGGAGAGCCGGACGGCCCTGCTGGTTGGCGCCGGGGCGCGTTTTGCTGACATCCACCGCCTCATCGAACGGGCGGCGGCAACCGAAGCGCGGGTGCTCATCACCGGTGAAACGGGCACGGGAAAAAGCCTCGTCGCCAAGGCGATTCACTATGCTTCGCGTCTGGCCGAAAAACCGTTCATCAGCGTCAACTGCGCGGCCCTGCCGGAATCGCTCATCGAAGCCGAGCTGTTTGGCGTCGAAAAGGGGGCCTTTACCGGGGCCACAGCCACCCGCAAGGGATTGTTCGAGCTGGCCGATGGCGGGACGCTGTTTCTCGACGAAATCACCGAAATGCCGCTGGCGCTGCAATCCAAACTGCTCGGCGTGCTCGAAGAACAAACCATTCGCCGACTGGGCAGTGAAGTGCAGCGCACGGTGTCCGTCCGCGTTCTGGCCGCCACCAACGTTGACCCGGAAAAGGCCATTGCGGCGGGCACGTTCCGGCGTGATCTCTACTACCGGCTGAATGTCATCCACATCCACCTGCCGCCGCTGCGGGAACGGCTCGACGATTTACCCGCCCTGTGCCGGCACTTCATCGCCACCCTGGCGCCGGGACGGGCCGTGGACATCCCGGAGGACGAAATTGCGCGCCTGGCTGAATATACGTTTCCCGGAAACGTCCGCGAGCTGCGCAACCTCATTGAACGCAGCCTGATCCTCCACGACGGGCAGTACATTTTCCCGTGCCGGTTGATTTTCAACCCGGCGGCGGCGTCCCAGCCGCACCCGGCGGAACCCCTCCGGCGTCTGGCTGATGTCGAACGGCAGCACATCCTCGCCGTGTTTGAACGCTGCGGCCGCAACCTGACGGCGACGGCCCAGGCACTGGACATCTCCCTGTCCACGCTCCGGCGCAAGTTGACCGAATATGGGGTGCGCCCCACGGCTGCCGCATCCCCTGCCAATTTGGAAGCCCCCCTTTCAAAATGA